One Pontibacter deserti genomic region harbors:
- a CDS encoding fasciclin domain-containing protein, with protein sequence MKKVSLAIVIAAGAILASCNPSEQQVTTTEVQTETTEAQATAGQSAVQDDESQKNVVQVAASSPDHTTLATAVKTAELVDVLTNAGPFTVFAPTNAAFEKLPAGTVEGLLEPEKRSDLRNILQYHVYVGILNADSFEDGQSLGQVNGGRVTMGVKDGKVTVNGANILASIPTSNGVIHVIDQVLLPQ encoded by the coding sequence ATGAAAAAGGTATCTCTGGCCATAGTTATAGCCGCTGGCGCTATACTGGCCTCTTGCAACCCATCAGAACAACAAGTCACCACTACCGAAGTACAAACTGAAACAACCGAAGCGCAGGCAACGGCAGGCCAATCTGCAGTGCAGGACGATGAATCGCAGAAGAACGTAGTACAGGTAGCCGCTTCGTCTCCGGACCACACCACATTGGCTACTGCCGTTAAAACTGCCGAACTGGTAGATGTACTGACCAACGCCGGACCATTTACAGTATTTGCCCCAACCAATGCTGCTTTCGAGAAGTTACCAGCCGGCACCGTAGAAGGCTTACTGGAACCAGAAAAACGAAGCGATCTGCGTAACATCCTGCAGTACCACGTGTATGTAGGCATTCTGAATGCAGATAGCTTTGAAGATGGCCAGAGCCTGGGCCAAGTAAACGGCGGCCGCGTAACGATGGGCGTAAAAGATGGAAAGGTAACTGTAAACGGGGCTAATATTCTGGCATCTATTCCTACATCAAACGGCGTTATCCACGTGATAGACCAAGTGCTGTTACCGCAGTAA
- the uvrB gene encoding excinuclease ABC subunit UvrB yields MDFKLTSEFQPTGDQPKAIAQLTEGVKNGEPVQVLLGATGTGKTFTMANVIKNTGKPTLVLCHNKTLAAQLYGEFKQFFPDNAVEYFISYYDYYQPEAYIASSDVFIEKDLAINEEIEKLRLHTTSALLSGRRDVIVVASVSCIYGIGNPEEFGKNVLHLAPGQRYSRNNLLYTFVQILYSRTEAEFTRGTFRVKGDTVDIYPAYADFAYRFYFFGDELEQIHRIDPATGKKLADEKAITLYPANLFVTGKDTLQQAISEIQYDMVAQHDYFLKEDRPVEAKRIKERTEFDLEMIRELGYCSGIENYSRYFDRRAPGARPFCLLDYFPDDFLMVIDESHVTVPQVRAMWGGDRSRKVALVEYGFRLPAAMDNRPLTFNEFESMMKQVVFVSATPGDYEIQKSEGVIVEQIIRPTGLLDPVIEVRPSTNQVDDLLDEIDERVKEGARVLVTTLTKRMSEELTKYLERLNIKTKYLHSEVKALDRVEILRELRLGEIDVLVGVNLLREGLDLPEVSLVAILDADKEGFLRDQRSLIQTMGRAARNEKGKVIMYADRMTGSMQRAIDETNRRRATQMAYNEKHGITPRTVLKSKDEIFEQTSVADMKKKEVKMYAGPEEVSIAAEPVIQMMNREQLEKLIKKTEKQMEAAAKDLDFLQAAKYRDELAELRNLLKSKRD; encoded by the coding sequence ATGGATTTTAAGCTAACATCAGAGTTTCAGCCAACCGGCGACCAGCCCAAGGCCATTGCACAACTCACAGAAGGAGTAAAGAACGGAGAGCCTGTACAGGTTTTGCTGGGTGCTACTGGTACCGGTAAAACTTTTACCATGGCTAACGTTATCAAAAATACGGGCAAGCCTACGCTGGTACTTTGCCATAACAAAACACTGGCCGCACAGTTGTACGGCGAGTTCAAGCAGTTCTTCCCTGATAATGCGGTAGAATATTTTATCTCTTATTACGACTACTACCAGCCGGAGGCATACATTGCTTCATCGGATGTGTTCATAGAAAAAGACCTTGCCATAAACGAGGAGATCGAGAAGCTTCGCCTGCATACTACATCGGCACTGCTTTCGGGCCGACGGGATGTGATTGTGGTGGCATCCGTATCGTGTATCTATGGTATCGGTAACCCCGAAGAATTTGGCAAAAATGTATTGCACCTGGCGCCGGGCCAACGCTACAGCCGTAACAACCTGCTTTATACGTTTGTGCAGATACTTTACAGCCGTACCGAGGCAGAGTTCACACGTGGAACATTTAGGGTGAAAGGTGATACGGTAGATATTTACCCAGCATATGCAGATTTTGCTTATCGGTTTTATTTCTTCGGCGATGAGTTGGAGCAAATACACCGTATTGATCCGGCAACAGGTAAAAAGCTGGCCGATGAAAAAGCAATCACACTTTATCCTGCTAACCTTTTCGTAACTGGTAAGGATACACTACAGCAGGCCATTTCGGAGATACAGTACGACATGGTGGCGCAGCACGATTATTTCCTGAAAGAAGACCGTCCTGTAGAAGCCAAGCGCATTAAAGAACGAACAGAGTTTGACCTGGAGATGATCCGTGAATTGGGTTACTGCTCCGGCATCGAAAACTATTCGCGCTACTTCGACCGCCGTGCCCCGGGTGCACGACCGTTCTGCTTGCTCGATTATTTTCCGGATGATTTTCTGATGGTGATAGATGAGAGCCACGTAACCGTGCCGCAGGTACGCGCTATGTGGGGCGGCGACCGTTCGCGTAAAGTGGCACTGGTAGAGTATGGCTTCCGACTTCCGGCTGCTATGGATAACCGCCCGCTTACCTTTAACGAGTTCGAAAGTATGATGAAGCAGGTGGTGTTTGTGAGCGCAACGCCCGGCGATTATGAAATACAGAAATCAGAAGGTGTTATAGTTGAGCAGATCATCAGACCAACCGGCTTACTGGATCCTGTAATTGAAGTACGACCAAGTACGAACCAGGTAGACGATCTGCTGGATGAGATCGACGAGCGTGTAAAAGAAGGTGCCCGTGTGCTGGTAACTACGCTAACCAAGCGCATGTCTGAGGAGCTGACTAAGTACCTGGAGCGCCTGAACATCAAAACAAAGTACCTGCACTCCGAAGTTAAAGCCCTGGACCGTGTGGAGATTCTTCGTGAATTACGTTTAGGTGAAATTGATGTGCTGGTGGGCGTAAACCTGCTCCGCGAAGGACTCGACTTACCAGAGGTAAGCCTTGTAGCTATACTTGATGCGGATAAAGAAGGCTTTCTGCGTGATCAGCGCTCGCTGATACAGACGATGGGCCGTGCTGCCCGAAACGAGAAAGGTAAGGTGATTATGTATGCCGACCGAATGACCGGTTCTATGCAGCGCGCTATAGATGAGACCAACCGACGCCGCGCTACGCAGATGGCTTACAACGAAAAGCACGGTATTACACCGCGTACGGTGCTTAAGTCTAAAGACGAGATATTTGAGCAGACATCCGTAGCTGATATGAAGAAGAAGGAAGTCAAGATGTATGCCGGCCCTGAGGAAGTGTCGATTGCAGCAGAACCTGTAATTCAAATGATGAACCGGGAGCAGCTCGAAAAACTCATCAAGAAAACTGAAAAACAGATGGAAGCCGCTGCCAAAGACCTCGACTTCCTACAGGCTGCCAAATATAGAGATGAACTGGCAGAGCTACGCAACCTGCTCAAATCAAAAAGAGACTAA
- a CDS encoding shikimate dehydrogenase family protein: MKRYGLIGKKLGHSFSKRYFTEKFEREGIADAVYELYELGNIAELPQLLKKEPELVGLNVTVPYKQEVIPYLDELDEAAARIGAVNVIRISEGKIKGYNSDYIGFKTSLEQFYPVAQQGPALVLGTGGASKAVCAALQNLSINYTILSRSSGKGRLTYQELTADVLQRYQLIINTTPVGMYPDVEKYPDLPYEVLTAQHYLYDLIYNPEKTLFLQKGEEAGAHILNGLAMLHGQAEAAWQIWQSR, from the coding sequence ATGAAACGCTACGGCCTGATAGGTAAAAAGCTCGGACACTCGTTCTCGAAGCGTTATTTTACGGAGAAGTTTGAGCGGGAAGGTATAGCAGATGCTGTTTATGAACTGTATGAACTGGGAAATATAGCTGAGCTGCCCCAACTGCTTAAAAAGGAGCCTGAGTTAGTTGGCTTAAATGTTACCGTACCTTACAAGCAGGAAGTTATACCTTACCTCGACGAACTGGATGAAGCAGCAGCACGCATCGGAGCGGTAAATGTGATCAGGATATCAGAAGGGAAAATTAAAGGCTATAATTCTGATTATATAGGATTTAAAACCTCACTTGAGCAGTTTTATCCGGTAGCACAGCAGGGGCCGGCGCTGGTATTAGGAACCGGCGGCGCATCTAAAGCGGTTTGCGCAGCACTTCAAAACCTAAGTATAAACTATACAATTTTATCACGCTCTTCTGGCAAAGGTCGGCTTACGTATCAGGAGCTTACAGCTGATGTGTTACAGCGGTACCAGCTTATTATTAACACCACACCTGTAGGAATGTACCCTGATGTAGAAAAGTACCCTGATCTGCCTTACGAGGTGCTTACAGCCCAACATTACCTTTACGACCTGATATACAACCCTGAGAAAACACTCTTCCTGCAAAAGGGAGAAGAGGCGGGTGCGCATATCCTAAATGGTTTAGCAATGCTGCACGGGCAGGCAGAAGCTGCGTGGCAGATATGGCAAAGCAGGTAA
- a CDS encoding DUF2798 domain-containing protein: MKKALISTKLRNKLLVILIISLLLASAMELYTFGIPSDFLLRWFRSFFVFFFMISVTVLGIVPAINYAVNKAAGR, encoded by the coding sequence ATGAAGAAGGCGCTTATTTCTACAAAACTCCGGAACAAACTGCTGGTTATCCTGATCATCAGCCTGTTGCTGGCATCTGCCATGGAACTGTATACCTTTGGTATCCCTTCTGATTTCCTGCTGCGCTGGTTCCGCTCCTTTTTTGTTTTCTTTTTTATGATCTCGGTAACGGTGCTGGGCATTGTGCCTGCCATTAACTATGCGGTAAACAAAGCTGCCGGACGCTAA
- a CDS encoding RNA polymerase sigma factor gives MKLFTSNKSEEEKLIDGCIAGKREMQRLLYDLYNKKMMVVCLRYAPTTFEAEDILQEGFVKVFANIQNFKKDCPLEFWIRKIIVNTALKHLRQKTVLTVSHETEEVENLSSSDYNLNDYSMDELLSMIQSLAPRYRMVFNLYAIEGYNHKEIGEMLDISEGTSKSQYSRARAILQSMLMRQDKPYQEHVINR, from the coding sequence TTGAAACTTTTTACCAGTAACAAGTCAGAGGAAGAAAAGCTAATTGATGGCTGCATTGCCGGCAAACGGGAAATGCAACGGCTTCTGTATGACCTGTACAATAAAAAGATGATGGTGGTGTGTCTGCGTTATGCTCCAACTACGTTTGAGGCCGAAGATATTTTGCAGGAAGGGTTTGTAAAGGTGTTTGCTAACATTCAGAACTTTAAAAAAGATTGTCCGTTGGAGTTCTGGATCAGAAAAATAATAGTGAACACAGCCCTGAAGCATTTGCGGCAGAAAACAGTGCTTACAGTGTCGCATGAGACAGAGGAAGTTGAAAATTTGAGCTCCAGCGACTATAACCTGAACGATTATAGCATGGATGAATTGCTGAGTATGATTCAAAGCCTGGCACCCCGTTACCGTATGGTGTTTAACCTGTACGCTATAGAAGGGTACAACCACAAAGAGATCGGGGAGATGCTCGATATCTCGGAAGGCACATCAAAATCTCAGTATTCGAGGGCGCGGGCAATACTGCAAAGTATGCTGATGCGCCAGGATAAACCATATCAAGAGCATGTCATCAACAGATAA
- a CDS encoding DUF6624 domain-containing protein → MKKLLCCLVMLLCLSLMAKAQTPAEAFAKYEAKEYKASAEMYDKILKGGKGSSTDHYNAACSWALAGNKDKAFAHLSKSIEKGWYNISHLKKDSDLNSLHADKRWNPLVHKLQAKLDKEEANYNKPLKAQLERIYETDQYYRGMIDSVQNRFGMESPEMKELWKKMAAQDSLNTIEVVAILEKHGWPGKSMVGPQASMAAFLVIQHSEKSVMEKYLPMLREAAQKGEALKGSLALMEDRVRMNKGLPQLYGSQLQMNETTKKWELYKEKTKPTWISAAQKWAWNLSQIT, encoded by the coding sequence ATGAAGAAGTTACTTTGCTGTCTCGTGATGCTGCTTTGCCTGAGTTTGATGGCTAAAGCACAAACTCCTGCTGAAGCTTTCGCTAAGTATGAAGCCAAAGAGTATAAAGCATCTGCAGAAATGTATGATAAAATTCTGAAAGGTGGTAAAGGGTCCAGCACCGATCATTACAACGCCGCCTGCTCATGGGCACTTGCCGGTAATAAAGACAAAGCTTTTGCCCATCTTAGTAAATCAATTGAAAAGGGTTGGTACAACATCAGCCATCTTAAAAAGGATTCTGATTTAAACAGCCTGCACGCTGACAAACGCTGGAATCCACTTGTTCACAAACTACAGGCAAAGCTGGATAAGGAGGAGGCTAACTATAACAAACCACTAAAGGCGCAATTAGAAAGAATTTACGAAACTGACCAGTATTACCGTGGTATGATCGACTCAGTGCAGAACCGGTTTGGGATGGAGTCGCCGGAGATGAAGGAACTGTGGAAGAAGATGGCTGCGCAGGATAGCTTAAACACCATAGAAGTAGTGGCTATACTTGAGAAGCATGGTTGGCCGGGCAAAAGTATGGTTGGGCCACAAGCAAGTATGGCTGCTTTCCTGGTTATTCAACACTCTGAAAAGTCAGTTATGGAAAAATACCTGCCGATGCTGCGTGAGGCTGCTCAAAAAGGAGAGGCATTAAAAGGTAGTTTGGCTCTGATGGAAGACCGTGTACGCATGAACAAAGGGTTGCCGCAACTATACGGTAGCCAACTACAGATGAACGAAACTACTAAAAAGTGGGAGCTATATAAAGAGAAGACGAAGCCAACCTGGATAAGCGCCGCGCAGAAATGGGCATGGAACCTATCGCAAATTACCTGA
- a CDS encoding phosphosulfolactate synthase, giving the protein MNYTLNNLPEREAKPRERGFTMAMDKGLSVREVEDFLDVAGEYVDIVKLGWATSYVVPNLDRKLDAYRAAGIPVYFGGTLFEAFIARNQFEDYRRILDKYQMTFAEVSDGSLEMNHDEKLQYIQTLAEQVTVLSEVGSKDAEKIIPPYKWIQLMQSELDAGAWKVIGEAREGGNVGLFRSTGEVRSGLVEEILTKIPFEKILWEAPQKAQQVWFIKLLGANVNLGNIAPSEVIPLETIRLGLRGDTFHHFLNMDDAGLKG; this is encoded by the coding sequence ATGAACTATACACTGAATAACCTGCCGGAGCGTGAGGCCAAACCACGCGAAAGGGGCTTTACCATGGCCATGGACAAAGGTCTGAGTGTGCGGGAAGTGGAAGACTTTCTGGATGTAGCCGGAGAGTATGTAGATATCGTGAAGCTTGGATGGGCTACTTCCTATGTAGTGCCTAACCTGGACCGAAAACTGGATGCTTACAGAGCTGCCGGCATACCGGTATACTTTGGAGGTACTTTGTTTGAGGCTTTTATTGCACGTAACCAGTTCGAAGACTACCGCCGCATCCTGGACAAATACCAGATGACCTTTGCTGAAGTGTCGGACGGCTCCCTGGAAATGAACCATGATGAAAAGCTGCAGTATATTCAGACATTAGCTGAACAGGTAACGGTGTTATCGGAAGTTGGCTCTAAAGATGCAGAGAAGATCATTCCGCCTTACAAGTGGATACAGCTGATGCAGTCGGAACTGGATGCAGGCGCCTGGAAAGTGATTGGCGAAGCCCGGGAAGGTGGTAACGTTGGTTTGTTCCGTTCTACAGGCGAAGTTAGAAGTGGTCTGGTAGAAGAGATCCTGACAAAGATCCCGTTTGAGAAAATATTGTGGGAAGCTCCGCAGAAAGCACAGCAGGTATGGTTTATTAAACTATTGGGTGCAAACGTAAACCTGGGTAACATTGCGCCAAGCGAAGTTATACCTTTAGAAACTATTCGTTTAGGTCTGCGTGGCGATACGTTCCATCATTTCCTTAACATGGACGATGCTGGTCTTAAAGGCTAA
- a CDS encoding YncE family protein produces the protein MKRNNLFRSFYMAAVLFTSSFAFTSCESSEETTPVATTGKGVYILNEGNFGTPNGSVSYYDKDTKQVTHNLFSRNNEDRPLGDVVQSMAMYGDRAFIVVNNSNKIEVVHPETFKSVGVVQDLKSPRYFVFQHNGRGYVTEWVNYGERGQVSVIDLNTYTVTGTIPVGYMPEQMLLSNGKLYVANSGDNTISIINTATNIVENTFQVSDGPSELVQDKDHHIWILSAGKVVYNDDWSAIDYTKTTPGALIKFNTISNGIAATYTLPSNQSIPKNLTINDTKDKLYYNYQGKTYAQPVAATGLSSEVVINRSFYGMEADHRTGNIYGSDNNNFSGDGTVFIYNDEGVKLHEFKAGIGPNSFVFN, from the coding sequence ATGAAACGTAATAACCTGTTTCGTAGCTTTTACATGGCTGCGGTACTCTTTACCAGCTCTTTTGCTTTTACCAGTTGCGAAAGCTCTGAAGAAACAACTCCGGTTGCCACTACCGGCAAAGGAGTTTATATTCTGAACGAAGGAAACTTTGGTACCCCCAATGGCTCAGTATCTTATTATGATAAAGATACAAAGCAGGTAACGCATAACTTATTCAGCAGGAACAACGAAGACCGACCTCTCGGAGATGTGGTACAATCAATGGCAATGTATGGCGATCGTGCCTTTATAGTTGTTAATAATAGTAATAAGATAGAGGTTGTTCATCCTGAAACATTTAAGTCGGTGGGAGTGGTGCAGGACCTTAAATCTCCACGTTATTTTGTTTTCCAGCATAACGGCAGAGGCTATGTAACTGAATGGGTAAACTATGGTGAACGCGGGCAGGTTTCAGTTATCGACTTGAACACATACACGGTTACTGGTACTATCCCGGTAGGGTACATGCCCGAGCAAATGCTGCTGTCTAATGGCAAACTATATGTAGCCAATAGCGGCGATAATACAATTTCCATTATCAACACAGCTACAAATATTGTCGAAAACACGTTCCAGGTATCTGATGGCCCAAGTGAGCTGGTTCAGGACAAAGACCACCACATTTGGATTTTAAGTGCCGGAAAGGTTGTTTACAACGATGACTGGTCGGCGATAGATTATACTAAAACCACACCTGGCGCACTAATTAAATTTAACACGATCAGTAATGGTATAGCAGCAACTTATACCTTGCCAAGCAACCAGAGCATTCCTAAAAACCTGACCATCAACGACACTAAAGACAAGCTGTATTACAACTACCAGGGCAAAACCTACGCACAACCGGTTGCTGCAACAGGGTTAAGCTCAGAAGTTGTAATTAACCGCAGCTTTTATGGCATGGAAGCCGATCACAGAACCGGCAACATTTACGGCTCTGACAACAACAACTTCAGCGGCGATGGCACAGTGTTTATATACAATGATGAAGGTGTGAAGCTACATGAATTTAAAGCCGGCATCGGCCCGAACTCATTCGTTTTTAATTAA
- a CDS encoding YkvA family protein, with protein MTTHLTTLKQKTHAFNAEIYALYLSYRDARVKWYVRLLLAVAVGYAISPIDLVPDLVPVFGFLDDVVAVTLGIGFSYQLLSKLVLDQARIQAYETLSGVASGSSTAYKIIGYVWMLVATVVAILTYKMLFLA; from the coding sequence ATGACTACGCACCTTACCACCCTGAAACAGAAAACACACGCTTTTAACGCTGAAATTTACGCTTTATACTTGTCGTACCGCGATGCACGCGTAAAATGGTATGTGCGTTTATTGTTGGCAGTTGCTGTTGGGTATGCTATCAGTCCGATAGATCTTGTACCCGACCTGGTGCCTGTTTTTGGTTTCCTGGATGATGTGGTAGCTGTAACGTTAGGTATTGGTTTCTCTTATCAACTACTATCTAAACTTGTGTTAGACCAGGCACGCATACAGGCATACGAAACGCTGAGTGGTGTAGCGTCAGGCAGTTCTACAGCTTATAAAATTATTGGGTATGTATGGATGTTAGTAGCTACCGTTGTGGCAATATTAACTTACAAAATGCTTTTTCTGGCCTAA
- a CDS encoding B12-binding domain-containing radical SAM protein — protein METSPTILLITPPLTQLNTPYPATAYLTGFLKGQGYNVAQADLGIELVLRMFSRDGLKKIFAAIEAGDYELSDNSFRILKLKREYLNTIEPVIRFLQNKDLTIAQQISFSRYLPEASRFDQVEDLEWAFGSMGITDRARYLATLYLEDLGDLIKETVCPYFAFSRYAEKLALSATSFDPLEEELQQEPNLVDQFLLEILEEHLQKVQPTIVGFSIPFPGNLYGGLRLAQYIKAKYPTIKTAMGGGYPNTELRSLREPRLFKYIDFVTLDDGEGPWLKLLEYLQGKREAANLQRTFMLQDGQVTYINNCTDPDVPHTEVGTPDYNGLPIKDYLSVIDVVNPMHRLWSDGRWNKLTVAHGCYWKRCSFCDITLDYIRRYDVAPATLLVDRIEQIIAQTGQTGFHFVDEAAPPAPLRDMAIELLRRGVKISWWGNIRFEKTFTPDLCRLLAASGCIAVSGGLEVASDRLLALMEKGVTIAQVARVTDSFTQAGIMVHAYLMYGFPTETTQETIDSLEVVRQLFENNVIQSGYWHRFSMTAHSPIGKNPEKYGVVKVGPPEGDFANNDLWHDDPKGTDHALFSAGLAKALYNYMHGVALDEPLSFWFDFKTPRTTIKPDLISSAIAQPHRPDSTRMNARVLWLGNMPEIDFTMVAKKGQTIERCELTFYEKGEDFQVKTTATIGQWLFDTIEKVSLESEEAYTLKQLQESYPADAHLTFDEFLASPTWFDLREKGLLLL, from the coding sequence TTGGAAACTTCGCCAACCATACTGCTTATTACCCCGCCGCTTACCCAGCTCAATACGCCTTACCCGGCCACAGCCTATTTAACTGGCTTCCTAAAAGGGCAAGGCTACAACGTAGCGCAAGCTGATTTAGGGATTGAGCTGGTACTGCGCATGTTTTCCAGAGATGGCCTGAAAAAAATATTTGCAGCCATAGAAGCCGGTGATTATGAACTCTCGGATAACAGTTTCCGGATTCTGAAGCTGAAGCGCGAGTACCTGAATACCATTGAGCCGGTTATCCGCTTTCTGCAGAACAAAGACCTGACTATAGCCCAGCAGATCAGTTTCAGTCGCTACTTACCCGAAGCTTCGCGTTTCGACCAGGTAGAAGATCTGGAGTGGGCTTTCGGAAGTATGGGCATTACTGACAGGGCACGTTACCTGGCAACTTTATACTTAGAAGACCTCGGCGACCTAATAAAAGAAACTGTTTGCCCATACTTTGCTTTCAGCCGTTACGCCGAAAAACTGGCCTTGTCTGCTACGTCATTTGATCCACTGGAAGAAGAACTGCAGCAGGAACCGAACCTGGTAGACCAGTTTTTACTGGAGATACTGGAGGAGCATTTACAGAAAGTACAGCCAACTATAGTTGGTTTCTCTATTCCTTTTCCAGGCAATTTGTACGGTGGCCTGAGACTGGCGCAATACATCAAAGCGAAATACCCAACTATAAAAACGGCTATGGGTGGCGGCTATCCGAACACCGAGCTCCGCAGCCTGCGTGAACCACGTCTATTTAAGTACATTGATTTTGTAACGCTGGATGATGGCGAAGGCCCGTGGCTGAAACTACTGGAATACCTGCAAGGCAAACGCGAAGCAGCCAATCTGCAACGCACCTTTATGCTCCAAGATGGGCAGGTAACCTACATCAACAACTGCACTGACCCAGATGTGCCGCACACAGAAGTAGGTACACCAGACTATAATGGACTTCCGATAAAAGATTATTTGTCGGTGATTGATGTGGTAAACCCGATGCACCGATTGTGGAGTGATGGCCGCTGGAATAAACTGACCGTAGCCCACGGCTGCTACTGGAAACGCTGCTCCTTCTGCGACATCACTTTAGATTATATCCGCCGCTACGATGTGGCTCCTGCTACGTTGCTGGTTGACAGAATTGAACAGATCATCGCCCAGACGGGCCAGACCGGTTTCCATTTTGTAGACGAAGCCGCGCCTCCTGCCCCGCTCCGCGACATGGCTATAGAACTGCTGCGACGTGGTGTGAAAATAAGCTGGTGGGGAAATATCCGTTTCGAGAAAACTTTTACGCCAGACCTGTGCCGTTTGCTGGCTGCATCGGGTTGTATTGCCGTTTCGGGTGGTTTGGAAGTAGCTTCGGACAGATTACTTGCCCTGATGGAGAAAGGCGTAACTATAGCCCAGGTTGCCCGCGTTACCGACAGCTTTACCCAGGCCGGTATTATGGTGCACGCCTATTTAATGTATGGCTTCCCGACGGAAACTACTCAGGAAACGATAGACTCGCTGGAAGTAGTGCGCCAGCTTTTTGAGAACAACGTGATACAGTCCGGTTACTGGCACCGCTTCAGTATGACTGCCCACAGCCCGATCGGGAAGAACCCGGAAAAGTATGGCGTAGTAAAAGTGGGCCCGCCGGAAGGCGATTTTGCTAACAACGACCTATGGCACGACGACCCAAAAGGTACTGACCACGCCCTGTTCAGTGCCGGCTTAGCGAAAGCGCTTTATAACTATATGCATGGTGTAGCCTTGGATGAACCGTTATCTTTCTGGTTCGATTTTAAAACGCCGCGCACAACTATAAAACCAGACCTGATCAGCTCAGCCATCGCACAACCGCACCGCCCGGACAGCACCCGCATGAATGCGCGTGTACTTTGGCTAGGTAATATGCCTGAAATCGATTTTACAATGGTTGCCAAGAAAGGGCAAACTATAGAGCGTTGCGAGTTAACGTTCTACGAAAAAGGTGAAGACTTCCAGGTTAAGACCACGGCAACTATAGGCCAGTGGCTGTTCGATACCATAGAAAAAGTATCACTGGAAAGTGAGGAGGCCTATACATTGAAGCAACTGCAAGAAAGTTATCCGGCTGATGCGCACCTTACTTTTGATGAGTTCCTAGCTTCACCAACCTGGTTTGACCTGCGCGAAAAAGGGCTACTGTTGCTGTAG